The region GGACTCGTCGCTATGGCGCTGCCCGTCAGCACATTGGCGCCGCCCTGAGTCGCCGTAAACGACGCTCCTGGGTCTGTCTTGTCCAGGTAGAAGTTCGTGCTGGCGGATGCCGAGTTCCCGGCCTTGTCGTATGCCGTCACCTGGGCGCTGTGAGTCCCGTCGGACATGCCTGACACGTCGAGGGCGTAGATGCTGGTTGCCGTGAACGGAGCACCTCCGTCTATCGAGAGCTCGTAGTAGTCAATGCCCGCGAGGGCATCTTCCGCCGTGAAGATCAGATTGACGGTGTTCACGTTCGTCCAGCTCGCCGGGTCGGCGCTGATCGCCACATCGTGCGGCGCGGTGCCGTCGATGACGACGTCCACGCTGTCGCTCTTTATCGGGCTGATCAACCCCCCGCCGGTAACCGCAAACCAGGTCTTCTCCACGTCGGTGGCACCATCTGGTCTGAAGACCATATTGGTTGTGCCTTCGGTGCCGGTGGGTGTCAACGTGATGATCGCCGTGGTTGCGTCGGCATCCGTGCCGCCGACCAGGTCGAACCTGACTCCGACTGCCACATCCAGATCGCCGTCCGTGTTCCAGACGTTCCAGATCAAGTTCGTCCAGTCGCCGCCGCCGGGGGCGACACTCACTGCCCCGGGCGCGCCGCTGAAGTAGGCCGAGTCGAACGCAAGGAATGCCTGCACTGCGTCAACCGGCTGCTGCAGGTTCTCGACGTTCATGTTGATGACGCACGTCTCCGTCGGCTTGATGTAGATGCTCGCCGGAGTCGGCTCGAGGTAGAGGTGATTCGGCTCTATCTGAGCATCTTCGAACAGCCCGACGTAGTCCGCCGAGTCGAATGTGATCACGGGATCCCTGACCATGCGGGTCTGTGTCGCATAGGTCGTGTTGCCGACTGTGTCGCCCCAGATCAGCGCAATGCCGTATCCGTTCGTCAGCGTCGGGTTGCCCGCGATGTTCATGTCGCTGAAGGCTTCTCCCCACGCGCCCCATCCCAGTGCAGGGCTTCGCTGGTAGTCGTACATCCCGGCGATCGTGTAGTTCTTTATGTCGCCCCACGTCATCGTCGTGAACGGATCGCCGTACACGTTCGTGAAGCCGTTGTGCTCGTATACGGCTACCACGGTCGAATCGGGTATCGAGGGCGAGGTCAGATCAACGGTCATCCGGCTCCAGTCGGCGTCCAGAACGGTGATCCCGCCGACCACCGTTATTCCAAGAGAGGTAGGGGCGAAGATTCCGTACTTGCCGTTGCCGTCGGTCATGAAGTAGTTGATGGTCGGATATCCCCCCAGGGAATGCTTGAAGTCGAACACAAGCTTGATATCCTTCAGTGCCTTGCCGACGGCGACGTTTGTGGCCGCGAAGGTCCGCGAGCCGTCTCGCCATCCGTTCGGGCCGAGCCCCCCGGTCGCCAGAACGTCTGGCGCGGCACCGTTGTTTTGGTACCAGTACCAGCCGCCGGCATTCCGAGGCTGCTTATGGTACCCCAACTCTGTGCCGTCGTCGCTGATGTCGAACTGGTTCACGCCGTGGGCTGTCGCAACCTTCCATGCGGCCGACTTGGTACTCAGCGATATGTTCGACACGGAGAAAGTCGTGTTCGACGTCCCGCTCATGCCGATCTGCGGGCCCCAGAAGGCGGCGTAGTCGCCGCCGTAGGACGTGCCCATGATCATGTTCTTGACCTGCTCGAATGTGCCGCTCTTCGCAGGGTCATACGCTGACCACGACCCGCCGGGCGGGCGCGTGCGGTAATCAGCGTGAGTCTTGAGATCGAAGGTGTAATCGTAGCTGCCGCCGGCTCCGCTCCAACTCATCGGTGACAAGAGGACCAGCACGCTGCTGCCCGGGCCGCCCGTCGGGCTCAGATACAGGCTCCCGTAGATAGTGCCTGGCGGGTTGTTCATGCCGTACACCTTGTAGCCGCCCCCGATGATGTCGGCAATGCTCAGGTGGTAGGTCTGCGTGTTGAGTCGCGCGAAGACTGAGGCTTCGTCCTCCGCCCAGGCCGCGACGTACGCACTTCCGATGCCTACGCTGGCACTTCCCGCTACGAAGTAGTCAGCCGGATTGCTGAAATCCCAGTTGTACACGTCAGCCTGTAAGGCCGGGCACATGACAAGCAATCCGAGCACTGCAAGTAGTAGATAACGCATTTCGCTTCTCATCCTTTCCCGTCGTCAGTGCGAGGCCTTTGACTGCACAGCGCTCGCATCAGATATCGTATCCCGAGAGACAGAAGGCCGCCGCGAGATGAGTCGGCTCGGTCCGGGGACCCAAGAACGACCCACCGAGGTCGCAACGTGCATTCCGTAACCAACCTCGCTCTCACTTGCCGCAAAGCTCGAAAGCATCACCTCCGTTGATACAGCGAATGGGTAGCCGGATCCACCGAGACGGTCAGTCGCTGGAACCGCCGCGCTACCCGTTGCCGTGAATCGCCATCAACGTGATTTACAGTCCGTGATCCCTTGGCGAATCGTAGACGTACGCGTTACGGTCTCGCGGACGTCGGAAACCCCTCTCAGGACGCACCCCGCCGATCCGTGGTGAGGCTGGCCGGCAAGCCGAACTCCCCGCGGTGCAAAAGCGCCCGGAAGGCGGCATCCGTCCCGAAACTTCATATTCTGATGGCTTGGTACTGGTCGGTAGAGGGCATCGCGGTTGTAAGTCGTCTCGTGGAGAGCAGCGGTGGTGCATCCGCCCGCCCGAGACCCGCGGTAGCCGGTACCGATGGTGCTGGGGATCGCAACGATCTGCGTCGTTTGCCCGAGTTTTCTGTGGCCCCGCTGGAAATCCGATGGACGCTACGTCTGCCCGTGCGACACTTCGGAGGAGTTATCACATGTTCACAGCGATGTCACAGATGCAGTGTTACCTCTAAGCGTGGGTGCGATAGTATTGCTGGCTGACAGTAACGAACCTATTCTAGACCCGAGCCGGCTATTTGTCAAGAGGGTTTTGAAAAACCGGTACATTTACCAGGTCAGTCTCAAATACCGTTGCTGTGGTGCGCCACAGTACTCGGCTAGTTAGTTCTAGCTATGTCAGCTATTAGCGCTGGCAATATTGACTGCTCGGCAGGTCAGGCAACCCTGGCAATAATACTAGTTTTGAGGTTCATGACCACGAAATGACTTGACTAAAACGTCAGTCTGGGGTAGACTGACATGGATAGCCACCAGTGGGTGGTGGCGCGTCAAGGGCAGGGCGCAAATAGTAGGGCCTGCAGACGGCCCGCATCTATACCGGGTTTTGGCACTGTAGAAACATACGGCACGATTCTTGCAGTGCAATACTGACGTGTGAACAACGCAGGTCTTAGAAACCCCGGGATTCCAAAAAGGAGGGATCAGAGGAAGATGGCAACACGCGTATTCTTGGCAATGGTGATTGTCTGCTGTGTACTATCGGTCGCAGTAGCGGATGATCTGGCTCCACCGGTGTGGCGTGGCCAGCCGGGCAGCACGTTCCAGGCCTGGGAGTTCGGCACCGGCGAGAACCCGGCATATCCTAGCGCGCTCAACAACCCGTACGGCACTCCGTGTGCGGTGATTGACTATGATCCTCCGTTCGGCACGGGCTGGATCGAAGGGACTGAGTGGTCGGACGTCTACGGTTCGAAGAGGGGTTGGTGGGACATCGGCACTGGCTCGATCACCATTACCATCCCAAACACCGTGAACACCGCGCCTGATACATACAAGGATATCAGGATTCAGATCACGTACTGGCAGGATATCAGCGACGCTCCATCGGTCAACGTTCTCCCGGGCGGGGTCCATATAGGTGAGACTCAGCACTCCCTGGTCGAGGCTGGTCCCACGGGTGGAGGATGGTATTCCATGCTCGCTGACTGGCGGCTTGTTCCCAATCCCAGTTGCGAAACCATCATTATCGCTGCGGATCCCATGTGGGGCAGTATGATAGATGAAGTCGTGGTTGACACTATCTGCACGG is a window of Armatimonadota bacterium DNA encoding:
- a CDS encoding PEP-CTERM sorting domain-containing protein — translated: MATRVFLAMVIVCCVLSVAVADDLAPPVWRGQPGSTFQAWEFGTGENPAYPSALNNPYGTPCAVIDYDPPFGTGWIEGTEWSDVYGSKRGWWDIGTGSITITIPNTVNTAPDTYKDIRIQITYWQDISDAPSVNVLPGGVHIGETQHSLVEAGPTGGGWYSMLADWRLVPNPSCETIIIAADPMWGSMIDEVVVDTICTAVPEPGSLAVLATGVLGLAGLAFRRRS
- a CDS encoding dockerin type I repeat-containing protein encodes the protein MRYLLLAVLGLLVMCPALQADVYNWDFSNPADYFVAGSASVGIGSAYVAAWAEDEASVFARLNTQTYHLSIADIIGGGYKVYGMNNPPGTIYGSLYLSPTGGPGSSVLVLLSPMSWSGAGGSYDYTFDLKTHADYRTRPPGGSWSAYDPAKSGTFEQVKNMIMGTSYGGDYAAFWGPQIGMSGTSNTTFSVSNISLSTKSAAWKVATAHGVNQFDISDDGTELGYHKQPRNAGGWYWYQNNGAAPDVLATGGLGPNGWRDGSRTFAATNVAVGKALKDIKLVFDFKHSLGGYPTINYFMTDGNGKYGIFAPTSLGITVVGGITVLDADWSRMTVDLTSPSIPDSTVVAVYEHNGFTNVYGDPFTTMTWGDIKNYTIAGMYDYQRSPALGWGAWGEAFSDMNIAGNPTLTNGYGIALIWGDTVGNTTYATQTRMVRDPVITFDSADYVGLFEDAQIEPNHLYLEPTPASIYIKPTETCVINMNVENLQQPVDAVQAFLAFDSAYFSGAPGAVSVAPGGGDWTNLIWNVWNTDGDLDVAVGVRFDLVGGTDADATTAIITLTPTGTEGTTNMVFRPDGATDVEKTWFAVTGGGLISPIKSDSVDVVIDGTAPHDVAISADPASWTNVNTVNLIFTAEDALAGIDYYELSIDGGAPFTATSIYALDVSGMSDGTHSAQVTAYDKAGNSASASTNFYLDKTDPGASFTATQGGANVLTGSAIATSPVTLRGGGAAPDPVAPGIIFTVTATDATAGISAVTVAVDGLGVWAGSVADDGGGVYTCPAIVSCNNPAAPPLVPCPEGMTCFVPATMVNGVHEVTVTVMDSAGNMQILTDWIYVNVNQLTIGGKSSWVKFATLSSTSYSVTRSVVFTATDSAGTVLKTWTPSLLFSNASGTAKGSDVTLTDVPANIANLSAKTAWSLRTKHLLQINPATGNAFTDAGYYYIGADYCFTLLGGDINDSNSVNVLDYSVLKGAWMSTVDLFADINGDGVVNVTDYNIMKMNWFKVGDAQ